A segment of the Phycisphaerae bacterium RAS1 genome:
CGCCGCGCTGCGCCGCGACCTGGGCCGCTCCTACGCCGCGGTCAAGAGCGAAAAGTCGTGGGCGCAGCGCACAGCCCTCGCGATGCGCGGCATGGGATTCAACGAAATCGTGTTCCAGCAGGCGCCCCGAATTCTTGCGAACGTGCGAAACCACGGCATCGCCTCCCGGCAAATCGTATAGTTTACTACATGTTCTTTCGCCGCCGCCGACGCTCGCCGCTGGCCTTTCTTCTCGCCATTATCGGCGCTCTGGGCTATTGGGGCGTGCGCTCCTGGCAGGGTCGGCCCGCCGCCGACGGCCTCCCGCGCGTAACCAGCGAATCCCCCCGGCGCACCAACCCGCTCTTCCGCAACACCGGCCGCACGGTCCAGACGCCCGACGGCGTCTATCGCCAGACGCGCGGCAGTTGGCGCCGCATGTAGAGCTTCGCTCTCCAAATCTCCCTTCGATTTGTAATTGGCCCCGCCGCGCGGCGCGCATTACACTTTTCTCACGATGAGAATTCGAAGCCGTCCGAAATCCGTTCCCGGGATGATCGTGTTCCTGGTCATCATCGGATTCGTCGTCTTCGGCCGCATGAATCGCGGATCAAGAAACAGCGGCGGCGGCCAAGGCGGCGCTCCCGCCGCCGGGCGCAATGCCATCGACCTTCCCAGCGTCGATCAACGCCTGTGCACGGCCGTCGCGATCGTAGTCGACACCTCCGGCAGTATGAGCCAGACCGTCCGCGATGACGCCGGCCGAAAACGCGCCAAGCACGAAATCGCCCGCGAGGCGTTGCAGGGGATCATCGCCTACACCGCCGAGTGGAAGAAACAGCACGCCGAGCGCAAGCTCGAACTGGGCATCTTCGGCTTCAGCAGCGGCGTCGCGCCGATCCTGCCGATGGGCGAGTTCGACGCCGACCGTGCGACGGCCGCCATCGCCGGCTATCCCCCGCCCGGCGGCGGAACCGCCATCGGCCGCGCCCTGGAAACGGGCGCCAAGAGCATCTACGGCACCGGCTGCGTGCGCAAGTTCATCGTCTGCATCACCGACGGCGAGAACACCAGCGGCCCGAAACCCGAACGCGTGGCGCAGCAGCTCTTCACCCAGACCGGCGGCGAGGTCGAGCTGCAATTCATCGCGTTCGACATCGAAGCCAAGCGCTTCAGCTTTCTGAGCGCGGTCAACGGCCACGTGACCGAAGCGTCCGACGGCCCGCAGCTCCAGGCGCGGCTGAGCGAGATATACGAAAAGCGAATTCTGGCGGAGTCAGAGGCCGAGAAGCCGTAGCGTCGGACCTCCGTGTCCGACGATCCGGGCACGAAACGCTGCGTTTGGCGAAAGCAACCATGGAGGAACACACATGGGTCAGCCCAAAGCACCATTCTTCATCCTGCTCGTTCTGATTGTCGGCGGTTTGGTCACTTTCGCGGCCTATCGCGGCGGCATGTTCAGCGATAAGCCCGCAGCCGGCGGTTCGGGCGCGACGGACAAACCGACCGGCGGCGGCGACAAGCCGGCCGCGGGCGACAAGCCCGCGGCGGGCGGCGGGCAGCCCCCCGCCGGCGGCGCCGAGAAGATCGAAGCGCCCGACGAGGGCAGCCCGACCACGGTCAAAGAATACAAGTTCAAGCCCGCGGAGCGCCTGCCCGAAGTGAAGGGCCTCGCCGCCTACAAGCCGCTTCAGGACAACACCGTCCGCTTCGCCCTGAACGTCTGGGCCGGCTGGGGGCCGATCATCCTCGCCAACGACGGCTTCCGCGCCGGCAAGGAATGGAAAACGCCCGACGGCAAATCCTTCAAGGTCGAGCTGGTGCTGGTCGACAACCCCGTCGCCATGCGCGACGCCTATGCCTCCGGCGATGTCCACATCGGCTGGGCCACGCTCGACATGGTCCCACTGTTCCTCGAGGGCTTCGTCGACGCCTCCGGAAAACCGCGCGACAGCCGTGTCATGCCGCGCATCTACCAGCAGATCGACTACTCCTGCGGCGGAGACGGCATCGTCGTCCGCGAGGCGATCAAGAGCGTGGCCGACCTGCGCGGCAAGAAGGTCGTGCTGGCGCAGAACTCGCCCTCGCACTACTTCGCGCTCAACATGCTGGTCGCCGGCGGCGTGCAGCCGGCCGAGGTGACCATGATCTTCACCGAGGACGCCTTCCAGGCGGCCGCCGCGTTCAACGCGCAGAAGGAAATCGCCGCCGCGGTCACGTGGGCGCCGGACATCTACAACCTGGAGAAAGTCCGCGGCAATAAGCTGCTGGTGACGACCGCGACGGCCAACAAGCTGATCGCCGACGTCTGGTTTGCGCGGGCGGATTTCGCCAAGGACAACCCCGGCATCACCGAGTCGCTCTGCCGCGGCATCTTCGACGCCATGGAGTCTATGAAAGACGAAGCGGCGAAGAAGAAAGTCGCCGAGCTGATGTCCAAGCCGGAGGGTTACAACATCCCCGCCAGCGAGACGTTCAACATGCTGGGCGACGCGCACAACACGAACTGGGCCGAGAACTACCAGTTCTTCATGAACCAGAACAACCCGACCAACTTCGAGCGCGTCTGGAACCAGGCCTACTACCTGTATCGCCGCATCGGCGCGATCACGCACCGCGCGGTGCCCTTCGACCAGGTGATGGATTTCAGCGTCATCGAGAAGCTGGGGCGCGAGCCGAAGTACGCCAACCAGAAGGACGAATACCGGATGGAATTCGTCCCCAAGACGCTGAGCGAGATCAAGGCCGAGGATGAAATCCTCACCAACACGGTCGTGATCCAGTTCTTCCCCAACAGTTGGGACCTGTCCAAGAAGGTCACGCGCAAGAGCAAGGAAGGCAAGGAAACCGAGGAACTCTACGATCCGAACGTCGACTTTGTGCTGGAGGACATCGCCAAGCTGGTGGGCACGTTCGGGATGGCGCGCGTCGTGATCGAAGGGCACACGGACGGCTCGATGAAAGGCCAGGTCTCGGCGGGTTTGGTGAAGGAGCTGTCGCTCAATCGCGCCAATTCAGTCAAGCAGGCGCTCGTGCAGAAATACAAGCTCGACCCGAACCAGCTCGGCGTCGAAGGCGTCGGCTGGGACCGCCCGGCGGATTCGTCGGACCCGACAAATCACACCAAGAACCGGCGGGTGGAGATCAAGGTCTATCCGGCGGAGAAATCGTAGCGGTGCAATGTCGAGTAGCGAATAGCGAATAGCGAGTTGTAGGGCGGACCGTTCCCACCATTCGGGGCGGAGGGGGCGATGGCCGGCGCGCTCGGCGCGTCGGTGTCGCGGCGCTCAATGGTCCTTCTTTTTTTGGTTTTTCTTGCTTTTTTTCTTGCTCTCTCTCTCTCTCTCTCTCTTGTGCTATACTTCACTTATAAGGCTCGGGTGTTCTTGGTGGGTCGATTTCGGGGTGGGTCGCGCCGGGCATTGAAGCAGGGTTGTCGGGTCGGTGCGTGAATTGACCGCGCCGCGGGTCGGGGCCGAGTGGAGGAACGACACATGCGATACGAAACCAAACGGTGGGCGGGCCTCGCTCTCACCCTGACCATGGTCGCGACGGCCAGCGCCGCCTCGTTCGAGTGGACCGGGCAGCGCGGGGCAAGCTGGAACAACTGCGACAACTGGACCTACACCGGACTTCCCGCCGCGTGTTACCCCAGCACTGCGTCCGATGACGTGACGATTCCCTACGAGGACGGCGGGTGGCCGATCGACTTGATCAGCGTCGACCACGTGGACGACCTGACGATCTACGGCGACGTGACGTTCGGCCCGGTCAGCGGATCGCCGACGCTCAAGTGCGAGTCGCTCACCATCTCGACCGGCATCGCGGCGGCGGAGATCAACATCACGATCAGCGGCGCGACGCTTCAGGTCGTCGCCCCAGAGTAGGAGCCAGACATGAAGGCGTACCGGCCAGTGTCAGGTCTTGTACTTGCGGCGCTGGTCGCGCTGCCGGCGCTGGGGCAGTCGCTTCCGGGCTACGAGCTGATTGACATCACACATACGCCGGACTGGTTTGAACGCGGTGCCCGCCTGAATACCCATGGTCAAGTGGTGTTTGCGCGCCGCTATATCTCTTCCGACGACCGGACAACGGAGATCATGCTGTGGGACAACGGCGTCCTGACGCAACTGACGAACGACTTTGTGCGCGATGAGTACCCCGACATCAATGATGAGGGGACCATTGTCTGGAGTCGAGGCGTCGGCCCGGGTGAATCGCTCGAAGTGGTTGTCTTGCACGACGGATTGCTAACGCAGTTGACGAACGACACGGCGCGCAATTGGGGAACACGCATCAATAGTGCCGGGCACATCGTCTGGTACAAATGGCGCGGCGCCGGCTGCGGCAACGCTTCGGCCGACGTGTGCCTGTACGACGGCGGCGAAGTCATCACGTTGGTCGGCGACGGGTGGTCCAACCAGGTGCCGTCCATCAACGACGCCGGTGACGTTGTCTGGACGAAGCTCAATTTCTGCAACTCCCCCCCTACGGGCGACGTCTATCGCTATCGTGACGGCGTCATCACACGACTCTCCAACGAACTGAGCGCGCCAGGCGTAGCTGCTTTGTCCAGGAACGGCGACGTGGCCTGGGCGCAGCGAAAGCCGCCGCTGTACGACTGGGAGATTGAGATTTGGCGTAACGGCGTAATCACGCCCTTTGCATCGGGCGGTGGTGGCGTCCTGCTTAATGACCGCGGTGACGTCTTCTTCGACCGCTGGCATGATGACTCTCAGACGTGGCAGGTATGGCACTGGCGCGACGGCCTGTTTGAGCAGGTTACAACGGATCCGTACTGGAACTACATCAGTGGACTCAACGACCGTGGCGACTTCGTCTGGCACGCTCGAGATCCATTCGCAACGGATATACGGTTCCTGCGGCGCCATGCCGTCGGCGATGTGACGTGCGACGGGACGATTGACGCGCTGGACGTCAGCGCGTTCATCTTGGCGCTGGCTGACCCGGTGTTGTACTCAGTGAGCTTTCCCAGTTGTGATGCAGAGCTAGCGGACATGAATGAGGACGGGTGCGCGGACATACTGGATATCAACCCGTTCGTCGATGCAATCGCGCATTGACGGCAACGCGGTAGGAATTCATAGGAGCAACAACCATGTTTGAACTTGACAGAAACGCATGGTGCCTGTGGGTGGTGCGCCTGCTTGTGTGCGTCGCGGCTTCATCCACAGCCGCGGCAACCAGCTATACGTTCACGGCGAACGGCAACGCCAGCGGCGATTGGGGCGACCAACAGAATTGGTCCCCGAGCACGGGCTACCCGATCGTCGGCGACACGGCCACGATCCCCAACGGCAAGACCTGCCTGGTCGAGCAGGCCAACCAGCGATGCCTGACAGTCACCGTCAACAGCGGCGGCATCCTGCTGGTGAAAGGCCGCAACCTGACGATCGACTCCGGCATGCAAATCAACGGCGACCTGCAACTCAAGGAGGTCAGCAACGTCCTCGGACGAATCTACTTCGAATCGGACATCCAGCTCAGCGGCAGCGGAAAAGTCGATGCGCGCGTCGCAAACGGACTGGGCCGCGGGGAGT
Coding sequences within it:
- a CDS encoding von Willebrand factor type A domain protein — translated: MIVFLVIIGFVVFGRMNRGSRNSGGGQGGAPAAGRNAIDLPSVDQRLCTAVAIVVDTSGSMSQTVRDDAGRKRAKHEIAREALQGIIAYTAEWKKQHAERKLELGIFGFSSGVAPILPMGEFDADRATAAIAGYPPPGGGTAIGRALETGAKSIYGTGCVRKFIVCITDGENTSGPKPERVAQQLFTQTGGEVELQFIAFDIEAKRFSFLSAVNGHVTEASDGPQLQARLSEIYEKRILAESEAEKP
- the tauA gene encoding Taurine-binding periplasmic protein precursor: MGQPKAPFFILLVLIVGGLVTFAAYRGGMFSDKPAAGGSGATDKPTGGGDKPAAGDKPAAGGGQPPAGGAEKIEAPDEGSPTTVKEYKFKPAERLPEVKGLAAYKPLQDNTVRFALNVWAGWGPIILANDGFRAGKEWKTPDGKSFKVELVLVDNPVAMRDAYASGDVHIGWATLDMVPLFLEGFVDASGKPRDSRVMPRIYQQIDYSCGGDGIVVREAIKSVADLRGKKVVLAQNSPSHYFALNMLVAGGVQPAEVTMIFTEDAFQAAAAFNAQKEIAAAVTWAPDIYNLEKVRGNKLLVTTATANKLIADVWFARADFAKDNPGITESLCRGIFDAMESMKDEAAKKKVAELMSKPEGYNIPASETFNMLGDAHNTNWAENYQFFMNQNNPTNFERVWNQAYYLYRRIGAITHRAVPFDQVMDFSVIEKLGREPKYANQKDEYRMEFVPKTLSEIKAEDEILTNTVVIQFFPNSWDLSKKVTRKSKEGKETEELYDPNVDFVLEDIAKLVGTFGMARVVIEGHTDGSMKGQVSAGLVKELSLNRANSVKQALVQKYKLDPNQLGVEGVGWDRPADSSDPTNHTKNRRVEIKVYPAEKS